One segment of Brassica napus cultivar Da-Ae chromosome C3, Da-Ae, whole genome shotgun sequence DNA contains the following:
- the LOC106445261 gene encoding betaine aldehyde dehydrogenase 2, mitochondrial isoform X1: MAITVPRRQLFIGGQWTEPLRRQTLPVVNPATEDIIGYIPAATSEDVELAVEAARKALTRNKGNDWSKASGAVRARYLRAIAAKVTERKSELANLEAIDCGKPLDEAAWDMDDVAGCFEYYADLAEGLDAKQKAPLSLPLDTFKGYVLKEPIGVVGLITPWNYPLLMAVWKVAPALAAGCTAILKPSELASVTCLELADICREVGLPPGVLNILTGLGTEAGAPLASHPHVDKIVFTGSTATGSNIMTSAAKLVKPVSLELGGKSPIIVFDDVEIDKAVEWTMFGCFWTNGQICSATSRLLVHEKIADEFLDKLVKWTKNIKISDPFEEGCRLGPVVSKGQYERVVKFVSNARKEGATVLCGGARPGHFKKGYFVEPAIISNVTTSMEIWRDEVFGPVLCVKTFSTEDEAIQLANDSQYGLAGAVLSNDLERCDRVSKFTNPEHCVFRHSRRVLCGSTVLSHVSVKLHGVEPNAVVLAVN, from the exons ATGGCGATTACGGTGCCGCGACGGCAGCTCTTCATTGGCGGTCAATGGACAGAGCCCCTTCGCCGTCAAACACTCCCTGTTGTCAATCCCGCCACGGAGGACATCATCG GTTACATTCCAGCTGCAACTTCTGAGGATGTGGAACTCGCGGTGGAAGCTGCTAGGAAAGCACTTACAAGAAACAAAGGAAATGATTGGTCTAAAGCATCCGGGGCTGTTCGTGCCAGATACTTACGTGCTATTGCAGCTAAG GTAACGGAGAGGAAATCTGAACTAGCTAATCTTGAGGCTATTGATTGCGGTAAACCTCTAGATGAAGCAGCATGGGACATG GATGATGTTGCTGGATGTTTTGAATATTATGCTGACCTAGCTGAAGGCTTAGATGCAAAGCAGAAGGCTCCTCTTTCTCTTCCGTTAGATACTTTTAAGGGCTACGTTCTCAAGGAACCCATTGGTGTAGTTGGGCTGATTACTCCATG GAATTATCCGTTACTGATGGCTGTTTGGAAAGTCGCTCCTGCACTTGCTGCTGGGTGCACGGCAATACTGAAACCTTCTGAGTTGGCCTCCGT GACATGTTTGGAGCTCGCTGATATTTGCCGCGAGGTGGGTCTGCCACCTGGTGTTCTTAATATTCTGACTGGTTTAGGAACTGAAGCAGGTGCTCCATTGGCATCGCATCCACACGTTGACAAG ATTGTTTTCACTGGAAGCACGGCAACTGGAAGCAACATTATGACTTCTGCTGCCAAATTGGTTAAA cCTGTTTCCTTGGAGCTTGGTGGGAAAAGCCCTATCATTGTCTTTGATGATGTCGAAATTGACAAAG CTGTGGAATGGACTATGTTTGGTTGTTTCTGGACAAACGGTCAGATTTGCAGTGCGACATCTCGACTTCTCGTGCAT GAAAAGATTGCTGACGAATTTTTGGACAAGTTGGTAAAGTGGACAAAGAACATTAAGATTTCAGATCCTTTTGAAGAAGGCTGTAGGCTTGGTCCTGTTGTCAGCAAAGGACAG TACGAGAGAGTAGTGAAGTTTGTCTCAAACGCTAGGAAGGAAGGTGCAACTGTCCTCTGCGGAGGAGCTCGTCCTGGG CATTTTAAAAAGGGTTATTTTGTTGAACCTGCTATAATTTCAAATGTGACTACTTCAATGGAAATctggagagatgaagtatttggTCCTGTTCTCTGTGTCAAAACATTCTCCACTGAGGATGAGGCAATACAGCTGGCAAATGACTCCCA ATATGGATTAGCAGGCGCTGTATTATCAAATGATCTGGAGAGGTGTGATCGCGTTAGTAAG TTTACGAATCCTGAACATTGTGTTTTCAGGCATTCGAGGCGGGTATTGTGTGGGTCAACTGTTCTCAGCCATGTTTCTGTCAAGCTCCATGGGGTGGAACCAAACGCAGTGGTTTTGGCCGTGAACTAG
- the LOC106445261 gene encoding betaine aldehyde dehydrogenase 2, mitochondrial (The RefSeq protein has 7 substitutions compared to this genomic sequence): MAITVPRRQLFIGGQWTEPLRRQTLPVVNPATEDIIGYIPAATSEDVELAVEAARKALTRNKGNDWSKASGAVRARYLRAIAAKVTERKSELANLEAIDCGKPLDEAAWDMDDVAGCFEYYADLAQGLDSKQKAPLSLPLDTFKGYVLKEPIGVVGLITPWNYPLLMAVWKVAPALAAGCTAILKPSELASVTCLELADICREVGLPPGVLNILTGLGTEAGAPLASHPHVDKIVFTGSTATGSNIMTSAAKLVKPVSLELGGKSPIIVFDDVKIDKAVEWTMFGCFWTNGQICSATSRLLVHEKIADEFLDKLVKWTKNIKISDPFEEGCRLGPVVSKGQYERVVKFVSNARKEGATVLCGGARPGHLKKGYFVEPAIISNVTTSMEIWRDEVFGPVLCVKTFSTEDEAIQLANDSQYGLAGAVLSNDLERCDRVSKAFEAGIVWVNCSQPCFCQAPWGGTKRSGFGRELGEWGLENYLSVKQVTQYISNEPWGWYKSPSKL; encoded by the exons ATGGCGATTACGGTGCCGCGACGGCAGCTCTTCATTGGCGGTCAATGGACAGAGCCCCTTCGCCGTCAAACACTCCCTGTTGTCAATCCCGCCACGGAGGACATCATCG GTTACATTCCAGCTGCAACTTCTGAGGATGTGGAACTCGCGGTGGAAGCTGCTAGGAAAGCACTTACAAGAAACAAAGGAAATGATTGGTCTAAAGCATCCGGGGCTGTTCGTGCCAGATACTTACGTGCTATTGCAGCTAAG GTAACGGAGAGGAAATCTGAACTAGCTAATCTTGAGGCTATTGATTGCGGTAAACCTCTAGATGAAGCAGCATGGGACATG GATGATGTTGCTGGATGTTTTGAATATTATGCTGACCTAGCTGAAGGCTTAGATGCAAAGCAGAAGGCTCCTCTTTCTCTTCCGTTAGATACTTTTAAGGGCTACGTTCTCAAGGAACCCATTGGTGTAGTTGGGCTGATTACTCCATG GAATTATCCGTTACTGATGGCTGTTTGGAAAGTCGCTCCTGCACTTGCTGCTGGGTGCACGGCAATACTGAAACCTTCTGAGTTGGCCTCCGT GACATGTTTGGAGCTCGCTGATATTTGCCGCGAGGTGGGTCTGCCACCTGGTGTTCTTAATATTCTGACTGGTTTAGGAACTGAAGCAGGTGCTCCATTGGCATCGCATCCACACGTTGACAAG ATTGTTTTCACTGGAAGCACGGCAACTGGAAGCAACATTATGACTTCTGCTGCCAAATTGGTTAAA cCTGTTTCCTTGGAGCTTGGTGGGAAAAGCCCTATCATTGTCTTTGATGATGTCGAAATTGACAAAG CTGTGGAATGGACTATGTTTGGTTGTTTCTGGACAAACGGTCAGATTTGCAGTGCGACATCTCGACTTCTCGTGCAT GAAAAGATTGCTGACGAATTTTTGGACAAGTTGGTAAAGTGGACAAAGAACATTAAGATTTCAGATCCTTTTGAAGAAGGCTGTAGGCTTGGTCCTGTTGTCAGCAAAGGACAG TACGAGAGAGTAGTGAAGTTTGTCTCAAACGCTAGGAAGGAAGGTGCAACTGTCCTCTGCGGAGGAGCTCGTCCTGGG CATTTTAAAAAGGGTTATTTTGTTGAACCTGCTATAATTTCAAATGTGACTACTTCAATGGAAATctggagagatgaagtatttggTCCTGTTCTCTGTGTCAAAACATTCTCCACTGAGGATGAGGCAATACAGCTGGCAAATGACTCCCA ATATGGATTAGCAGGCGCTGTATTATCAAATGATCTGGAGAGGTGTGATCGCGTTAGTAAG GCATTCGAGGCGGGTATTGTGTGGGTCAACTGTTCTCAGCCATGTTTCTGTCAAGCTCCATGGGGTGGAACCAAACGCAGTGGTTTTGGCCGTGAACTAGGAGAATG GGGACTTGGGAACTACTTGAGTGTGAAGCAGGTGACGCAGTATATATCTGATGAACCATGGGGATGGTACAAACCTCCTTCCAAGCTTTAA
- the LOC125584421 gene encoding uncharacterized protein LOC125584421: MEKDSWADLWDNNQSTAKTTDDGKSGSGGGGGSGKYKEKMEAGLGKTKAAASSGFKKVKTGTSLGLSWVKDKYTKTTSKKN; the protein is encoded by the coding sequence ATGGAGAAAGATTCTTGGGCAGATCTGTGGGACAACAATCAGTCTACGGCGAAAACAACCGACGACGGTAAAAGTGGcagtggtggaggtggtgggtCGGGTAAATACAAAGAGAAGATGGAGGCTGGACTGGGGAAAACGAAAGCGGCGGCGAGTTCGGGGTTTAAGAAAGTGAAGACGGGAACGTCGTTGGGTCTTAGCTGGGTCAAAGACAAGTATACCAAAACCACCTCCAAGAAGAATTGA